Part of the Acidimicrobiales bacterium genome, CGTGGGCTGGTCCACGAGCCCACGGGGCCGCAGTCGGGGTTCTTCGCCGCCGTCGACGGCGCCCCCGCCGAGGGCTACCGCGCCGTGCGCACGGCCTCGTCCGGATCTTCGGGCTCCTCCGGGCTCACCATCGGACCCCGCCGCGACGCCGCCGTCGGCGTGCTGACCGGCCCGTTCGGGGCGGCGGTGCTCTCACCCCTCGTCGCCGAGCTGGACCGCGACGACGTGCGGGTGCTCGAGGTGGCCAACGACTACTTCGGCGGCAACATCGGCGTCAGCGGCCTGATGGTCGGCGCCGACGTGGGCCGCGTGCTCGCCGACCAGCCCGCCGGCCACCGCTACCTCCTGCCCGACGTGTGCCTGTCCCAGGGCCGCTTCCTCGACGGCACCACCCCCGACGACCTCCCTCGCCCGGTCGAGGTCGTCCCCACCGATGGCCTCGCCCTGCGCGCAGCCCTGGAGCGTTGACGTGTCCCTTCCCGTGGTCGCCGTGGTCGGCCGTCCCAACGTGGGCAAGTCCACGCTCCTGAACCGCATCGTGGGCCGCCGCGAGGCGATCGTCGAGGAGAAGCCCGGGGTCACCCGTGACCGCAAGGAGGTGGTGGCCGACTGGTTGGGCCGCGAGTTCCTGCTGGTGGACACCGGCGGCTGGCTCCCCGGCGGCACCGACCTCGACGAGAAGGTGAGCCGCCAGAGCGAGCGGGCCATCGCCGACGCCGACGCCGTCGTCTTCGTGGTCGACGGCGCCATCGGCATCGTCGAGGAGGACGCCCGGGTGGCCGAGCTGCTGCGCCGGTCCACCGCTCCGGTCCTGCTCGCCGTGAACAAGATCGACGACACCGGCCGCGAGCCCAACATCTGGGAGTTCGTACGCCTCGGGGTGGGCGACCCGTATCCGGTCAGCGCGCTCCACGGGCGGGGCACGGGCGACCTGCTCGACGCCCTGATCGCCACGTTCCCGCCGCCCGACCCCGAGGACGAGTCGACGGGCGGCGACGAGGAGGAGGGGCCGCGGGTGTTCGGCGTGGCCATCGTCGGCCGCCCCAACGTCGGCAAGTCCACGCTGTTCAACCGCCTGATCGGCGAGGACCGCGCCGTGGTGCACGACATGCCCGGCACCACCCGGGACTCGATCGACACGGTCGTCGACACCGGCGACGGTCCCGTGCGCTTCATCGACACCGCCGGCATGCGCCGCAAGGGCCGCATCGACGAAGGCACCGAGTACTACTCGATGGTGCGGGCGCTGCGGTCCGTCGACAAGGCCGACGTGGCCCTGTTGGTCATCGACGCCACCGTCGGCGTGACCCACCAGGACCAGCGCCTCGCCGAGCGGGTGGATGCCGCCGGGTGCCCGGTGGTGGTGCTCATCAACAAGTGGGAGCTGCTCGACGCCGAGCAGCGCGCCCAGGTGGCCTCGCAGATCGAGCGCCGCCTCCACTTCCTCGGTGAGGCCACGGTGCTGAAGATCAGCGCCCTCAGCGGCAAGGGGGTCAACAAGCTGCTGCCGGCGCTGTCCGAGGCCATCGAGGATTACCACCGCCGCATCCCCACCCGGCAGGTGAACAACGCCATCCGCTCGGCCCAGGCGGCCCAGCCCGCCCCGCACGGCGGCCGGGTGCTCTACGCCACCCAGGGCGCGGTGGACCCACCCACCTTCACGCTCTTCGCCAACAAGGCGCTGCCCCCGACCTACCTGCGCTACCTCGAGCGCAGCCTCCGCGAGGCCTTCGACCTTGGCGCCACGCCCATCAAGCTGCGGGTGCGGAAGCGCTCCGAGTGACGCCGAGCTGTAACCGCTTCTTCATTCGCCGCGGCACCCCCAGCGCTACGCTCTGAGCCTCAATGACCTCCTCATTGTTGGCGGTCGCCGCCCTGGGCTGTCTGGTCGCCGCGCTCGTCTGGGGGCGGTCCGCTCGACACCGTCACAAGGTCTGGCGCCGAGTGGCGGCCACGGGCGGCGACGCCGACGCCACCACCATCGCCCTCGGCGACTACCGCAAGGACCTCCACACCACGGTCCTGTACGTGCTGCTGGCGATCGCCTGCGCCGCCACCGCCGCCCAGCCGCCGCAACGGGTGCTGCCGGTGGTGCTCTTCGGGGCCGTGCTCGTCACCGTGGTGTTCACCTTCGCGTTCGGCCGCAACTTCGTGCGTGACGCCCGCCTCGTGCAGAGCCGCAGCGAGCTCGAACGTCGCGCTCAGGAGGTGCTGAGCCAGGAAGAGCTGGCCCCCCGCCGCTGGGCGGCCCGGTTGGCGCCGGACGACCTGCCCGAGGTGACCGGCTTCGAGCTGGGCCGGGTCTACCAGGCCGGTACGGGGTTGATGGCCGGCGACTTCTACGACGTGTTCCCGGTCGGCGCCTCGCGCATCGCCGCGGTGATCGGCGACGTCACGGGCCACGGCATCGAGCCCTCCATCACCGCCTTCCAGGCCAAGTACCTGCTGCGGGTGTTCCTGCGTCAGTTCCGCGACCCGGCCCAGGCCCTCGAGGAGCTGAACGCGCAGATGTCGGCCATGGAGCGGCCCGAGGAGTTCATCTCGCTCTGTGTGATCGTGTTCGACACCGAGGCGGGCACGCTGCGCTTCGCCTCCGCCGGGCACCCGGCGGCGTGGCTCTGGCACGACCGTGAGGTGCGACCCCTTCGCTCGACCGGCCCGCTGCTGATGCTCGACCCCAACGGCACGTTCCACAGCCGGGAGATCCCCCTCGACCCCGGCGACCTGTGCCTGCTCTACACCGACGGCCTGGCCGAGGCCCGCGACGGTGACACGCTCTTCGGTGAGGACCGCATCGCCAACACCCTCCGTCGCGACCCGGGCGTCGCGCCCGACGTGCTCTGCAAGTCCCTGTTGGAGGCGGCGCGCGACTT contains:
- the der gene encoding ribosome biogenesis GTPase Der, producing MASPCAQPWSVDVSLPVVAVVGRPNVGKSTLLNRIVGRREAIVEEKPGVTRDRKEVVADWLGREFLLVDTGGWLPGGTDLDEKVSRQSERAIADADAVVFVVDGAIGIVEEDARVAELLRRSTAPVLLAVNKIDDTGREPNIWEFVRLGVGDPYPVSALHGRGTGDLLDALIATFPPPDPEDESTGGDEEEGPRVFGVAIVGRPNVGKSTLFNRLIGEDRAVVHDMPGTTRDSIDTVVDTGDGPVRFIDTAGMRRKGRIDEGTEYYSMVRALRSVDKADVALLVIDATVGVTHQDQRLAERVDAAGCPVVVLINKWELLDAEQRAQVASQIERRLHFLGEATVLKISALSGKGVNKLLPALSEAIEDYHRRIPTRQVNNAIRSAQAAQPAPHGGRVLYATQGAVDPPTFTLFANKALPPTYLRYLERSLREAFDLGATPIKLRVRKRSE
- a CDS encoding serine/threonine-protein phosphatase, with amino-acid sequence MTSSLLAVAALGCLVAALVWGRSARHRHKVWRRVAATGGDADATTIALGDYRKDLHTTVLYVLLAIACAATAAQPPQRVLPVVLFGAVLVTVVFTFAFGRNFVRDARLVQSRSELERRAQEVLSQEELAPRRWAARLAPDDLPEVTGFELGRVYQAGTGLMAGDFYDVFPVGASRIAAVIGDVTGHGIEPSITAFQAKYLLRVFLRQFRDPAQALEELNAQMSAMERPEEFISLCVIVFDTEAGTLRFASAGHPAAWLWHDREVRPLRSTGPLLMLDPNGTFHSREIPLDPGDLCLLYTDGLAEARDGDTLFGEDRIANTLRRDPGVAPDVLCKSLLEAARDFSSGPLTDDVAILAIRRE